The following are encoded in a window of Blastocatellia bacterium genomic DNA:
- the polX gene encoding DNA polymerase/3'-5' exonuclease PolX, producing the protein MKATDAAYDGKLVIDNRDVAGVLERIADLLEFKDENPFKLRSYRVAAESIAEMQQPVAEIAARGAAALQELPGIGKSLSTQIIEIIETGTSSFFEGLKEEIPESVLELRRVSGIGLKTSQLLYQDFGIKSLDELKAFADGGGLESVPGLGDKTVKRIQASLARLESERGKIRLNEATELAGAILEQLRNVNGGSPSRVEVVGQIRRGCEMVDHVEILATSEARGVSQAFGKLSQFTEIKAQRTDRVEAVTKKGVAVTLHLASEANFAAAMVRTTGSVEHLRDLEAEAQARGYSFKGFRLAGAAASGGRRRKTKDADSQNPLAPHNEEEFYSALGLEMIAPELREGLGEVAAARDHRLPELIGIEDMRGDFHMHTTWSDGQNSIREMVEAARRRGYQYIAITDHTQSTTIANGNTPAELLKEIEEIDAAAREYDDIRVLKGAEVDILSDGSLDMPFEVLDRLDWIVISIHAGFQQTKEQITERVVRAMETGYPNVFAHPTGRILGERPGYEIDLEQVFAAAKKHNVRLELNSSPYRLDLNSYWLRVARQAGVGFVISTDAHQTRGFEAMRYGIATARRAWLTKDDVLNTLPLSKLLAELERKKRARKN; encoded by the coding sequence ATGAAAGCAACCGATGCCGCTTACGACGGCAAGCTGGTGATAGACAACCGCGATGTGGCCGGCGTGCTGGAGCGCATTGCCGACCTGCTGGAGTTCAAGGACGAGAATCCTTTCAAGCTGCGTTCGTACCGCGTCGCCGCCGAGAGCATCGCTGAGATGCAACAGCCGGTCGCCGAAATTGCGGCGCGCGGCGCGGCGGCCTTGCAGGAGCTTCCCGGCATCGGCAAATCGCTCAGCACGCAAATCATCGAAATCATCGAGACCGGCACCTCGTCGTTTTTCGAGGGGCTGAAGGAAGAGATTCCCGAATCGGTGCTGGAGCTGCGCCGCGTTTCCGGCATCGGCCTGAAGACTTCGCAGTTGCTCTATCAGGATTTCGGCATCAAGAGTCTGGACGAGTTGAAAGCATTTGCCGACGGCGGCGGCCTCGAATCGGTTCCCGGTCTCGGCGACAAGACGGTCAAGCGGATTCAGGCATCGCTAGCGCGGCTTGAAAGCGAGCGCGGCAAAATACGCTTGAATGAGGCGACAGAGCTTGCCGGAGCCATCCTTGAGCAATTGCGGAACGTCAACGGCGGGAGCCCGTCACGCGTGGAAGTCGTCGGCCAGATCCGCCGCGGCTGCGAAATGGTGGATCACGTCGAAATCCTTGCCACCAGCGAAGCCAGGGGAGTGTCGCAGGCGTTCGGCAAGCTGTCGCAGTTCACAGAGATCAAGGCGCAACGCACCGACCGTGTCGAGGCGGTGACGAAGAAGGGTGTCGCCGTCACCTTGCATCTGGCTTCGGAAGCCAATTTCGCGGCAGCGATGGTACGCACGACCGGTTCAGTCGAACACCTGCGCGATCTCGAAGCCGAAGCCCAGGCGCGCGGCTACAGCTTCAAAGGGTTTCGACTGGCTGGGGCTGCGGCTTCCGGCGGGCGCAGGCGCAAAACGAAAGACGCGGACAGTCAGAACCCATTAGCACCTCATAACGAAGAAGAATTCTATAGCGCCCTCGGGCTTGAGATGATCGCGCCGGAGCTTCGCGAAGGGCTCGGCGAGGTCGCCGCCGCGCGCGACCATCGTTTGCCTGAGCTGATCGGGATCGAAGACATGCGCGGTGACTTTCACATGCACACAACGTGGTCGGATGGGCAGAATTCGATCCGCGAGATGGTCGAAGCGGCGCGCCGGCGTGGTTACCAGTACATCGCCATTACAGACCACACCCAATCAACCACAATCGCTAATGGAAACACGCCCGCCGAGCTGTTGAAAGAGATCGAAGAGATTGATGCGGCGGCGCGCGAGTATGACGACATTCGCGTCCTGAAAGGCGCAGAGGTGGACATTCTTTCAGACGGCTCGCTCGACATGCCGTTCGAGGTGCTGGATCGGCTCGACTGGATCGTCATATCGATCCACGCCGGATTTCAGCAGACCAAAGAGCAGATCACCGAGCGCGTCGTCCGCGCCATGGAGACAGGCTATCCGAACGTCTTCGCGCACCCGACAGGGCGCATACTCGGCGAGCGGCCCGGCTATGAGATTGACCTGGAGCAAGTGTTCGCCGCCGCCAAGAAACACAACGTCAGGCTAGAGCTGAATTCCAGCCCTTACCGTCTGGACTTGAACAGCTACTGGCTCCGCGTCGCGCGGCAGGCCGGCGTCGGTTTCGTTATCAGCACCGACGCGCACCAGACGCGCGGCTTTGAGGCGATGCGCTACGGCATCGCCACGGCGCGGCGTGCCTGGCTGACGAAAGACGATGTGTTGAACACCTTGCCTCTGTCAAAGCTGCTCGCCGAGTTAGAGCGCAAGAAGCGCGCACGGAAAAACTAA